From Camelina sativa cultivar DH55 chromosome 7, Cs, whole genome shotgun sequence, one genomic window encodes:
- the LOC104704154 gene encoding uncharacterized protein LOC104704154, protein MNSKVMDRQLRIHHHVMTPFKERWTRIYRRKDGAKSYCNKRDFYFHEICTNIPKSFKAELFLRTNIIPRCCACGQKIRDMINSYGCQMCDLNLHLECVRYPPQEVIDVPQNHGHKLKLEMVQSCFTCATCKKDGNGYSYKCHVCNLTFHVNCGKYEAEVEVLPIHEHSMRPLRDGRMGDCCGIKFETISDGYYCTECDYFSHKACSNPAKEIKYPSHKCNITLVLTSSNNTSRKELKCDFCQEKIVDGIKFYYCRSCCLRFHLDCVKYPPPHVIDVPQNHDRKLKLEMKPRHFTCSACGKDGDGYSYNCSECFMTFHASCKKYAAEVTHPSHSLHSLKLFNGEPPAHSNGKCRLCGKGIVDEAFYHCSSCNFTLDLRCVLNPPPLYLRDLNIHDHRLTLMPKMISFTCTTCGLYGNRSPYVCLPCDFTSHNDCSGFPWVININRHDHRVSRVSLLGVVDSVCGVCQKKTDWTCGGYSCQRCPKSVFHTKCATRKDVSDGEEMKGKPEEDEAIEPFEVIDEDVIQHFCHTKHNLVLDTHGYSVEGKICSACAYPIYHPPFYECMLCNFQLHESCANLPTRKRHMVSNKPYILSQIRYNCSKCEACGVCFNGFKYYSGEHVLDAQCASVSEPFVHKSHPHPLFYTSPRGVCSACNEDASHVLRCVEDSCEYVLDFKCVRLPYVVKHRVDDHFLSLCYGEKQSSGKYWCDICEKETDPSKWFYTCEDCGTALHIDCVLGDFRGLEPERDVTELLIEDIRSMTVRNNSMSRPLCNQCKCRCISPVILKVYAGYYFDEIPSVYYYCSMKCFDKKYLGTHRYTLSAFLLKDPKLL, encoded by the exons ATGAACTCAAAG GTCATGGATAGGCAACTACGAATTCACCATCATGTGATGACGCCTTTTAAAGAACGATGGACGCGTATATACAGAAGAAAAGACGGAGCTAAAAGTTATTGCAACAAGCGTGATTTTTACTTCCACGAGATATGCACTAATATTCCCAAAAGTTTTAAGGCTGAACTTTTTCTTAGGACCAATATCATTCCGAGATGTTGTGCATGTGGACAGAAGATCAGGGACATGATCAATAGTTATGGATGTCAAATGTGTGATTTAAACCTCCATTTGGAGTGTGTCAGGTACCCACCACAAGAAGTTATTGATGTGCCCCAGAACCATGGCCACAAACTCAAGTTAGAGATGGTGCAAAGCTGCTTCACCTGCGCTACTTGCAAAAAAGATGGCAATGGATATTCGTACAAATGTCATGTATGCAATTTAACATTCCATGTGAACTGTGGAAAATACGAGGCAGAG GTGGAAGTACTACCCATTCATGAGCATTCAATGAGACCTTTGAGAGATGGGAGGATGGGTGACTGTTGTGGAATCAAATTCGAAACTATAAGTGATGGCTACTATTGCACTGAATGTGATTATTTCTCCCACAAGGCATGCAGCAACCCCGCTAAAGAGATCAAATACCCTTCTCACAAGTGCAACATCACTCTTGTTCTTACAAGCAGCAATAATACTTCTAGAAAAGAATTGAAATGTGATTTTTGTCAAGAGAAGATCGTGGATGGTATCAAATTTTACTATTGTCGCTCTTGTTGTCTAAGGTTCCATTTGGATTGTGTCAAATACCCACCACCGCACGTCATTGATGTTCCTCAGAACCATGATCGTAAACTCAAGCTAGAGATGAAGCCACGCCACTTCACATGCTCTGCTTGTGGAAAAGATGGTGATGGATACTCTTACAATTGTTCTGAGTGTTTTATGACATTCCATGCGAGTTGTAAAAAGTATGCTGCAGAGGTAACTCACCCTTCCCACTCCTTACATTCTCTAAAACTCTTTAACGGTGAACCACCCGCTCATTCCAATGGGAAATGTCGTTTGTGTGGAAAAGGGATTGTTGACGAAGCTTTTTACCATTGTTCCTCATGTAACTTTACCTTAGATTTACGTTGTGTTCTGAACCCACCACCACTGTATCTTCGAGACCTAAACATCCATGACCATAGACTTACCCTTATGCCGAAAATGATCTCTTTCACTTGCACCACTTGCGGTCTTTATGGAAATCGAAGCCCTTACGTGTGTCTTCCATGCGATTTCACTTCCCACAATGACTGCTCTGGATTCCCGTGGGTCATAAACATCAACCGGCACGATCACCGTGTTTCTCGTGTTTCTCTTCTTGGTGTTGTGGATTCCGTATGTGGAGTttgtcaaaagaaaacagattGGACTTGTGGGGGTTACTCTTGTCAGAGATGTCCTAAATCTGTGTTTCATACCAAATGTGCGACTAGAAAAGATGTATCCGACGGAGAAGAGATGAAAGGCAAACCTGAAGAGGATGAAGCTATTGAACCATTCGAGGTGATAGATGAAGACGTAATACAACATTTCTGCCATACGAAGCACAACCTTGTACTTGACACTCATGGTTACTCTGTTGAAGGCAAGATTTGCTCGGCATGTGCTTATCCTATCTATCACCCTCCCTTCTACGAATGTATGCTATGTAATTTTCAGCTCCACGAGAGTTGTGCTAACTTGCCTACACGGAAACGACATATGGTAAGCAATAAGCCGTATATTCTATCTCAAATTCGCTACAATTGTTCTAAATGTGAGGCATGTGGGGTATGTTTCAATGGCTTCAAATACTACTCTGGTGAACATGTATTAGATGCGCAATGTGCTTCAGTTTCCGAGCCCTTTGTACATAAAAGCCATCCTCATCCCTTATTTTACACGTCACCACGAGGAGTCTGCAGTGCATGTAACGAAGATGCATCTCATGTGCTTAGATGCGTTGAAGATAGTTGTGAGTACGTGTTGGATTTCAAGTGTGTTCGATTACCATATGTGGTGAAGCATAGAGTCGACGATCACTTTCTTTCATTATGTTACGGTGAAAAGCAGAGTAGTGGTAAATATTGGTGTGATATCTGTGAGAAAGAAACAGATCCAAGTAAATGGTTTTACACGTGTGAAGATTGTGGGACAGCTTTGCATATCGATTGTGTGCTCGGAGATTTCCGAGGTCTCGAGCCAGAAAGAGACGTGACAGAGTTGCTCATTGAAGACATACGTTCTATGACAGTTCGTAACAATAGTATGTCTCGACCACTTTGCAACCAATGTAAGTGTCGTTGCATATCTCCTGTCATCTTGAAAGTCTACGCTGGCTATTATTTCGATGAAATTCCTAGTGTCTATTATTATTGCTCTATGAAATGCTTTGACAAAAAGTACCTCGGTACTCACAGGTATACACTTAGTGCTTTCTTGCTTAAAGATCCtaaacttttgtaa
- the LOC104699737 gene encoding reticulon-like protein B6: protein MATEESLMDKIHDHDSSSSSDSEHEKPESPSALKAKIYRLFGREKPVHKVLGGGLPADVFLWRDKKLSAAVLGVATAIWVLFELVEYHFLSLVCHILIFALAALFLLSNAHAFMNKTPPKIPEINVKEEHFLLIASALRNELNQAFVTLRSIALGRDLKKFLMVVVGLWVISVVGNWFNFLTLIYICFVVLHTVPMLYEKHEDKVDPVAEKTLKELKKHYMVFDEKVLSKLPVASLKAKLG from the exons ATGGCGACGGAAGAATCTCTGATGGACAAGATCCACGATCACGATTCATCGTCCTCGTCTGATTCCGAGCACGAGAAACCAGAGTCTCCCTCCGCTTTGAAGGCCAAGATATATCGTTTGTTTGGTAGAGAGAAGCCTGTTCATAAGGTTCTCGGTGGTGGTTTAC CGGCTGATGTGTTCTTGTGGAGGGACAAAAAGCTCTCAGCTGCTGTTCTTGGTGTAGCCACGGCGATATGGGTTCTGTTTGAACTGGTTGAGTATCATTTCTTGAGTCTTGTTTGTCACATTTTGATATTCGCTCTTGCAGCCCTGTTTTTATTGTCCAATGCTCATGCCTTTATGAACAA gaCTCCACCTAAAATTCCTGAAATCAATGTTAAAGAGGAACATTTCCTTTTGATTGCGTCTGCACTGAGAAACGAGCTGAACCAGGCCTTTGTCACCCTAAGGAGCATTGCCTTAGGAAGGGACTTGAAGAAATTTCTGATG GTGGTTGTTGGACTGTGGGTAATCTCTGTTGTGGGCAACTGGTTCAACTTCTTGACTCTGATATACATCT GTTTTGTGGTGTTGCATACAGTACCAATGCTGTATGAGAAACACGAGGACAAGGTAGATCCAGTGGCAGAGAAGACGTTGAAGGAGCTGAAGAAACATTACATGGTGTTTGATGAGAAGGTTCTTTCTAAGCTTCCTGTTGCTTCCCTTAAGGCAAAGTTGGGTTAG